In Tursiops truncatus isolate mTurTru1 chromosome X, mTurTru1.mat.Y, whole genome shotgun sequence, the following proteins share a genomic window:
- the LOC101336401 gene encoding transmembrane protein 256: protein MASPGAAFCCLGALSGVGALGLASYGAHLAQFLDAYRKELFHKTNKHHFLHSLALLGVLLCRKSLWAGLLLASGTTFFCTSFNYQALSGHPSAHTLAPVGRSLLLLGWLALAL from the coding sequence ATGGCCAGTCCAGGGGCTGCTTTCTGCTGTCTGGGTGCCTTGTCCGGAGTGGGGGCCTTAGGCCTGGCCTCCTATGGGGCACACTTAGCCCAGTTCCTGGATGCCTACAGGAAGGAGCTCTTTCACAAGACCAACAAACACCACTTTTTACACAGCCTGGCCCTGCTAGGGGTGCTCCTGTGCAGAAAGTCCCTCTGGGCAGGGTTACTGCTAGCTTCTGGAACTACCTTTTTCTGCACCAGCTTTAACTACCAGGCTCTGAGTGGACACCCCAGCGCCCATACTTTGGCCCCTGTGGGAAGGAGCCTGCTACTCTTGGGCTGGCTTGCCTTGGCTCTTTGA